One window of Brachybacterium ginsengisoli genomic DNA carries:
- a CDS encoding transketolase family protein, with amino-acid sequence MNQSTSTQNLRSGAMSADLAKAGQRAVAAPFGHAMVEAARQDERIVGLSADLAKYTDLHIFRDEMPDRFYQIGMAEQALLGAATGLAMEGFVPFASTYSVFATRRAHDFLLLDICEANLDVNLVCALPGLTTGYGPSHAATDDLAILRAAPNLTIVDPCDAIDIQQAVPQLAAHDGPTYLRVLRGKVPAVLDEYDYSFELGRAKLLRDGADVLFISSGLMTERVLDAAKELEADGIGVAVLHAPTIKPFDEEALVAQLGKGRLVLTAENHSVVGGLFDTVARIVAARGLGEKVTPIGLPDAFLEAGALPTLENRYGVSVGAMVERVRGLL; translated from the coding sequence ATGAACCAGAGCACGAGCACCCAGAACCTCCGCTCCGGCGCGATGAGCGCCGACCTCGCGAAGGCCGGGCAGCGCGCGGTCGCGGCGCCCTTCGGCCACGCCATGGTGGAGGCCGCGCGGCAGGACGAGCGGATCGTCGGCCTCTCCGCGGACCTCGCGAAGTACACCGACCTGCACATCTTCCGCGACGAGATGCCGGATCGGTTCTACCAGATCGGGATGGCCGAGCAGGCGCTGCTCGGCGCCGCCACGGGACTGGCGATGGAGGGATTCGTCCCCTTCGCCTCGACCTATTCGGTGTTCGCCACCCGTCGTGCCCACGACTTCCTGCTGCTGGACATCTGCGAGGCGAACCTCGACGTGAACCTGGTGTGCGCGCTGCCCGGGCTCACCACCGGGTACGGCCCCTCGCACGCCGCCACGGACGACCTCGCGATCCTGCGCGCCGCCCCGAACCTCACCATCGTCGACCCCTGCGACGCGATCGACATCCAGCAGGCCGTGCCCCAGCTCGCCGCGCACGACGGACCCACGTACCTGCGCGTGCTGCGCGGGAAGGTGCCCGCCGTGCTCGACGAGTACGACTACAGCTTCGAGCTGGGCAGGGCGAAGCTGCTGCGCGACGGCGCCGACGTCCTGTTCATCTCCAGCGGCCTGATGACCGAGCGGGTGCTGGACGCCGCGAAGGAGCTGGAGGCCGACGGCATCGGCGTGGCCGTCCTGCACGCGCCTACCATCAAACCGTTCGACGAGGAGGCCCTCGTGGCGCAGCTCGGCAAGGGGCGCCTCGTGCTCACCGCCGAGAACCACTCCGTGGTGGGCGGGCTGTTCGACACCGTCGCTCGCATCGTCGCCGCCCGCGGCCTGGGGGAGAAGGTGACCCCGATCGGTCTGCCCGACGCGTTCCTCGAGGCCGGAGCCCTGCCCACCCTCGAGAACCGTTACGGCGTGAGCGTCGGGGCGATGGTCGAGCGGGTGCGCGGGCTGCTGTGA
- a CDS encoding transketolase, translated as MTTTRTSPDPERILRLREAAFRIRQYALIQAEVQGQGYIGQALDISDVLAVLFTDQLQLDPLDPESEDRDRFQLSIGHYALALYAALTEAKFFPVEELSTYASDDSRFPMSSMRTYTPGVEISGGSLGHGLGIANGVAMGLKRKGSDRFVYNLLSDGELGEGSTWEAAAVAAHHSLDNLIAIVDFNDQQADGKSTHMLSMEPVTDKFEAFGWIARRCDGHDIEELLTTLVELREIEDPRPRVLIVDTTLGKGVDFLEEREKLHFMKVDEEEWARAHEKLAESHQALTQEIGR; from the coding sequence GTGACAACGACCAGGACGAGCCCGGACCCGGAGCGGATCCTCCGCCTCCGCGAGGCCGCCTTCCGCATCCGCCAGTACGCGCTGATCCAGGCGGAGGTGCAGGGCCAGGGCTACATCGGCCAGGCCCTCGACATCTCCGACGTCCTCGCGGTGCTGTTCACCGACCAGCTGCAGCTGGACCCGCTGGACCCCGAGAGCGAGGACCGCGACCGCTTCCAGCTCTCGATCGGCCACTACGCCCTCGCGCTGTACGCCGCGCTGACCGAGGCGAAGTTCTTCCCCGTCGAGGAGCTGAGCACCTACGCGAGCGACGACAGCCGCTTCCCGATGTCCTCCATGCGCACCTACACGCCGGGCGTCGAGATCTCCGGCGGCTCCCTCGGCCACGGCCTCGGCATCGCCAACGGCGTGGCGATGGGGCTCAAGCGCAAGGGGTCCGACCGCTTCGTCTACAACCTGCTCTCCGACGGCGAGCTCGGCGAGGGATCGACCTGGGAGGCCGCCGCCGTGGCCGCCCACCACAGCCTCGACAACCTCATCGCGATCGTGGACTTCAACGACCAGCAGGCCGACGGGAAGTCCACCCACATGCTCTCGATGGAGCCGGTCACCGACAAGTTCGAGGCCTTCGGCTGGATCGCCCGGCGCTGCGACGGCCACGACATCGAGGAGCTGCTGACGACCCTCGTCGAGCTGCGCGAGATCGAGGACCCCCGCCCGCGGGTGCTCATCGTCGACACCACGCTCGGCAAGGGCGTCGACTTCCTCGAGGAGCGCGAGAAGCTGCACTTCATGAAGGTCGACGAGGAGGAGTGGGCGCGCGCCCACGAGAAGCTGGCCGAGAGCCACCAGGCGCTGACGCAGGAGATCGGACGATGA
- a CDS encoding FadR/GntR family transcriptional regulator, translating into MDAETLEFLDSLVREGTPVEDGLLIPTERRLAEVSGMSRARVRERLSGLQMLGMLKKVQGSGNVLVTPSFDGGSGNVFELMLRAGMVSVAQIAEAREMLEIAIAPRMVERVTDQQIHELEDLVYAMVDASSNRDFVGGLTADHAFHLALFEILDNPIMSFVAGGMNHALHDLLLERRRVVISKEIAANGGEVPEMFASDSVHFEITRALRSRRRSAVAAAMTEHFDQWRRISRAASPQDETTTERGDDRP; encoded by the coding sequence ATGGACGCCGAGACCCTGGAGTTCCTCGACAGCCTCGTGCGAGAGGGCACGCCGGTCGAGGACGGACTCCTCATCCCCACCGAGCGGCGACTCGCCGAGGTGAGTGGGATGTCGCGGGCGAGGGTGCGGGAGAGGCTCTCCGGCCTGCAGATGCTGGGCATGCTGAAGAAGGTGCAGGGGAGCGGGAACGTCCTGGTCACCCCGTCCTTCGACGGCGGCAGCGGCAATGTGTTCGAGCTGATGCTGCGCGCCGGCATGGTGAGCGTCGCCCAGATCGCCGAGGCGCGGGAGATGCTCGAGATCGCGATCGCCCCGCGGATGGTCGAGCGCGTGACCGACCAGCAGATCCACGAGCTGGAGGACCTCGTCTACGCGATGGTCGACGCCTCCTCGAACCGCGACTTCGTCGGCGGGCTCACGGCCGACCACGCCTTCCATCTCGCGCTGTTCGAGATCCTCGACAACCCGATCATGAGCTTCGTGGCGGGCGGGATGAACCACGCGCTGCACGACCTCCTGCTCGAGCGCCGCCGCGTCGTGATCAGCAAGGAGATCGCCGCCAACGGCGGCGAGGTGCCCGAGATGTTCGCGAGCGACTCGGTGCACTTCGAGATCACCCGGGCCCTGCGCTCCCGGCGACGGAGCGCGGTCGCCGCCGCGATGACCGAGCACTTCGACCAGTGGCGGCGCATCTCGCGCGCCGCCTCACCCCAGGACGAGACCACCACCGAACGAGGAGATGACCGACCGTGA
- a CDS encoding SDR family NAD(P)-dependent oxidoreductase, with translation MHTPPSQHRTAVVTGGAGHRSIGRATATRFAREGWAVAILDIDGEGARTLASELAAEHGIAAEGYALDVTDSAAVDAVAARIAESDLPPVGALANIAGIPSPVPFLEVTDELWDRILAVNLSGSFYTCRAFLPAMLEGGYGRIVNMSSVSAQQGGGVFSKTPYSAAKAGVLGLTRSLAREMAPEGITVNAVSPGAADTTIRGNTSAESEAALSASIPMGRQASADEIAALVLWLSSEDAGYITGTTQAINGGAYIS, from the coding sequence ATGCACACACCGCCCAGCCAGCACCGCACCGCAGTCGTCACCGGCGGCGCCGGCCACCGGAGCATCGGTCGCGCCACCGCCACCCGCTTCGCCCGCGAGGGCTGGGCAGTGGCGATCCTCGACATCGACGGAGAGGGCGCCCGCACCCTCGCGAGCGAGCTGGCCGCCGAGCACGGCATCGCCGCCGAGGGGTACGCCCTGGACGTCACGGACTCCGCCGCGGTGGACGCCGTCGCCGCCCGGATCGCCGAGAGCGACCTCCCGCCCGTGGGCGCCCTGGCCAACATCGCCGGCATCCCCTCCCCGGTCCCGTTCCTCGAGGTCACCGACGAGCTGTGGGACAGGATCCTCGCCGTGAACCTCAGCGGCAGCTTCTACACCTGCCGCGCCTTCCTGCCGGCCATGCTCGAGGGCGGCTACGGCCGCATCGTGAACATGTCCTCGGTCTCCGCGCAGCAGGGCGGCGGGGTGTTCTCCAAGACCCCGTACTCCGCGGCGAAGGCCGGCGTGCTGGGCCTGACCCGCTCCCTGGCCCGCGAGATGGCGCCCGAGGGCATCACCGTCAACGCGGTCTCCCCCGGCGCGGCCGACACCACCATCCGTGGCAACACCTCCGCCGAGTCCGAGGCCGCGCTCTCCGCCTCGATCCCGATGGGCCGCCAGGCCTCGGCCGACGAGATCGCCGCCCTCGTTCTCTGGCTCTCGAGCGAGGACGCCGGCTACATCACCGGCACCACCCAGGCCATCAACGGCGGCGCGTACATCTCATGA
- a CDS encoding sugar phosphate isomerase/epimerase family protein gives MTAPSERVGISTISFRHRPLPEALRLIAATGAREIDLGAIPAVTDHVPVPFDGEASEYASAIGAAGLTAGAVNADPGDLNDPALTAEALASVIVPLADLAAALGAALIVPAGRADHAPFVGHEADLDRIAENLALMSGLCAERGVRLLVEVLHHRRYVHTVADADAILDRCPASLVGVLFDVSHVVASDEDPLAWARSLGDRIERVHLRDAVPGNLNLSLGAGQVDVPALVRALEEQGFSGTYILELETHDIAEQDREADVARSHAEVSALLSPLP, from the coding sequence ATGACCGCACCCTCCGAGCGGGTCGGGATCTCGACCATCTCCTTCCGCCACCGCCCGCTGCCCGAGGCGCTGCGCCTCATCGCGGCGACCGGGGCGCGCGAGATCGATCTCGGCGCGATCCCCGCCGTCACCGACCACGTGCCGGTGCCCTTCGACGGCGAGGCCTCCGAGTACGCGAGCGCGATCGGCGCAGCGGGCCTCACCGCCGGAGCGGTCAACGCCGATCCCGGCGACCTCAACGACCCGGCGCTCACCGCCGAGGCGCTGGCCTCGGTGATCGTCCCGCTGGCGGACCTCGCCGCCGCGCTCGGCGCCGCGCTCATCGTGCCCGCCGGCCGCGCGGACCACGCCCCGTTCGTGGGTCACGAGGCGGATCTCGACCGCATCGCGGAGAACCTCGCCCTGATGTCCGGGCTCTGCGCCGAGCGGGGCGTGCGCCTGCTGGTGGAGGTGCTGCACCACCGCCGGTACGTGCACACGGTCGCCGATGCCGATGCGATCCTCGACCGCTGCCCCGCGAGCCTCGTCGGCGTGCTCTTCGACGTCTCGCACGTCGTCGCCTCGGACGAGGACCCGCTGGCCTGGGCGCGCAGCCTCGGCGATCGGATCGAGCGGGTCCACCTGCGCGACGCCGTGCCGGGGAACCTCAACCTCTCCCTCGGCGCCGGCCAGGTGGACGTCCCCGCCCTGGTCCGGGCCCTCGAGGAGCAGGGCTTCTCCGGCACGTACATCCTGGAGCTCGAGACCCACGACATCGCCGAGCAGGATCGGGAGGCCGACGTGGCCCGCAGCCACGCCGAGGTCTCCGCGCTGCTCTCGCCGCTCCCCTGA
- a CDS encoding GntP family permease — protein sequence MDTMVIVHLVIAVVAIILLISWAKLNPVISLVIGSLYLGLAAGLGVTGTVTAVNQGFGDLMMEVGLIIGFGVMIGTTLSVTGTMQRVVDALLTVVGPSRSPYVLGLASGILFPSIYFDVALVILAPIAGAIAKRTGRSVAVLAGALAIGLEVGLLIVVPGVAAVAVAGPLGIPLGTLLLWSIPLGIVFIVASIFLHSLLMRRIFDPATDLDHDFDDSIFGESPAETVAGDGPAAERTTEPPAQDGGGSGAAAPHGGSVALTRDAAPTAHRYPLVVAMLPVIVPVVLIVLDTFTQALGHTFSVLGFLGSPVVALLIGLIIGIILAVPEVTRGGIDDLVSKGASTAGSILLFTGVAGSLGAVITEVGVGDMLAGLFQANATLPVLLAWVVAAVLRLAQGSASVAAITAATLLAPIMGSIDATPLLILLAAGSGAALGGHVTDNTFWIFKQMLGFTTKGTFKIYTLAQSTFAVVGLAVCLVLDLFL from the coding sequence ATGGACACGATGGTGATCGTCCATCTCGTGATCGCGGTCGTCGCGATCATCCTGCTGATCTCGTGGGCGAAGCTGAATCCGGTGATCTCGCTGGTGATCGGCTCGCTCTACCTGGGCCTTGCCGCCGGTCTGGGGGTCACCGGCACCGTGACCGCCGTCAACCAGGGCTTCGGCGACCTCATGATGGAGGTCGGCCTGATCATCGGCTTCGGCGTGATGATCGGGACGACCCTCTCCGTCACGGGGACGATGCAACGGGTCGTCGACGCCCTGCTCACGGTGGTGGGGCCATCGCGCTCCCCCTACGTGCTCGGCCTCGCCTCCGGCATCCTGTTCCCCTCGATCTACTTCGACGTCGCGCTCGTCATCCTCGCGCCGATCGCCGGGGCCATCGCCAAGCGCACCGGTCGCAGCGTCGCGGTGCTCGCCGGCGCCCTCGCGATCGGGCTCGAGGTCGGCCTGCTGATCGTCGTCCCCGGTGTCGCCGCCGTGGCGGTCGCCGGTCCGCTCGGGATCCCGCTGGGCACGCTGCTGCTGTGGAGCATCCCGCTGGGCATCGTCTTCATCGTCGCCAGCATCTTCCTGCACTCGCTGCTCATGCGGAGGATCTTCGATCCGGCCACGGACCTCGACCACGACTTCGACGACTCCATCTTCGGGGAGTCCCCCGCAGAGACCGTCGCCGGGGACGGCCCCGCCGCGGAACGCACGACGGAACCGCCCGCGCAGGACGGCGGGGGCTCCGGCGCAGCCGCCCCGCACGGCGGGTCCGTCGCCCTCACCCGCGACGCGGCGCCGACGGCTCATCGCTATCCGCTCGTGGTCGCGATGCTCCCGGTGATCGTCCCGGTGGTCCTGATCGTCCTGGACACCTTCACCCAGGCGCTCGGCCACACCTTCTCCGTCCTCGGCTTCCTCGGGAGCCCCGTCGTGGCGCTCCTGATCGGGCTGATCATCGGGATCATCCTCGCGGTCCCCGAGGTCACGCGCGGAGGCATCGACGACCTCGTGTCCAAGGGCGCCTCGACCGCGGGCTCGATCCTGCTGTTCACCGGTGTGGCCGGATCCCTCGGTGCGGTGATCACCGAAGTGGGCGTCGGAGACATGCTGGCGGGCCTCTTCCAGGCCAACGCGACGCTCCCGGTGCTGCTCGCCTGGGTGGTGGCGGCCGTCCTGCGCCTCGCGCAGGGATCCGCCTCGGTCGCCGCCATCACCGCCGCGACCCTGCTCGCGCCGATCATGGGATCGATCGACGCCACGCCGCTGCTGATCCTCCTCGCCGCCGGCAGCGGTGCGGCGCTGGGCGGCCACGTCACGGACAACACCTTCTGGATCTTCAAGCAGATGCTGGGCTTCACCACGAAGGGGACGTTCAAGATCTACACGCTCGCGCAGTCGACTTTCGCCGTCGTGGGCCTCGCCGTCTGCCTGGTGCTCGATCTGTTCCTGTGA
- a CDS encoding NAD(P)-dependent oxidoreductase translates to MTSPSAGTTRITVVGIGAIGLPMALRLLEAGFPVTGVDPFEASRTRAAARGLPAEATSASAAEADVVICMVATPEQLRQAALGEDGLLRRMRSGATLVVMSTVGVTPVQEVLAAAEGTGVTVLDVPVTGGVAGAEAGTLTLFAAGDPAGLERLGPVLAPLGTVRPCGEAVGRGQAMKAVNQLLASVHLVAAAEALAFASALGLDPEDAFGAVSAGAGGSWMLSDRGPRMLEGLDAEITSTIGIFVKDAGLVCDMAEELGFDAPLVAAARDRFLAASAQGLLPRDDSQVIRTYLDAGATR, encoded by the coding sequence ATGACCTCTCCCTCCGCGGGCACCACCCGCATCACCGTCGTCGGCATCGGCGCGATCGGCCTTCCGATGGCGCTGCGACTGCTGGAGGCGGGGTTCCCCGTCACCGGCGTCGACCCCTTCGAGGCCTCGCGCACCCGCGCGGCCGCGCGGGGGCTGCCCGCCGAGGCGACCTCCGCCTCCGCCGCGGAGGCCGACGTGGTGATCTGCATGGTCGCCACTCCGGAGCAGCTCCGCCAGGCCGCTCTCGGAGAGGACGGCCTCCTGCGCCGCATGAGATCGGGGGCGACGCTCGTGGTGATGAGCACCGTGGGCGTGACCCCTGTCCAGGAGGTCCTCGCCGCGGCCGAGGGCACCGGGGTCACCGTGCTGGACGTCCCGGTGACCGGGGGCGTCGCGGGCGCGGAGGCGGGAACCCTCACGCTCTTCGCCGCCGGGGACCCTGCCGGCCTCGAGCGCCTGGGCCCGGTGCTCGCGCCGCTCGGCACGGTCCGGCCCTGCGGCGAGGCGGTGGGGAGGGGCCAGGCGATGAAGGCGGTGAATCAGCTCCTCGCCTCGGTGCACCTGGTCGCGGCGGCGGAGGCGCTCGCCTTCGCGTCGGCCCTCGGCCTGGATCCCGAGGACGCCTTCGGGGCGGTCTCCGCCGGAGCGGGCGGCTCATGGATGCTCTCCGACCGCGGGCCCCGGATGCTCGAGGGGCTCGATGCCGAGATCACCAGCACGATCGGGATCTTCGTCAAGGATGCGGGACTGGTGTGCGACATGGCCGAGGAGCTCGGCTTCGACGCCCCGCTCGTGGCCGCCGCCCGGGATCGCTTCCTGGCGGCGTCGGCCCAGGGCCTGCTCCCCCGCGATGACTCCCAGGTGATCCGCACCTATCTGGACGCAGGCGCCACCCGCTGA
- a CDS encoding nucleoside permease: MRLDALTRFRLSTMMFLEFFVWGAWFVTLGTYLANDLQASGSQISLAFLTQSLGAILAPFIVGLIADRFFAAQRILGVLHLFSAVMLFLAGRQEDFGAFFVFALLAMVSFMPTLALANSISFRRMESPEKQFPGVRVFGTIGWIIAGLLIGWLGWESGDALSNTFVMAAIGSALLGVYAFTLPHTPPETSDGPATVRDILGLDALALLKTRSYLVFFVASILICIPLAFYYNFTNLYLNEIGVPGAAAVQSLGQVSEVLFLLIMPLMLKKLGIKRTLLIGMLAWAARYALFAFGDAGSMIWLVILGLLLHGVCYDFFFVAGQIYTDRFAPKKVRSAAQGLISLATYGVGLLIGSLISGPIVDAFLAADGTHRWLTIWLIPAALAVLVTVFFASLFREQETADAVR; encoded by the coding sequence ATGAGACTCGATGCCCTCACCCGATTCCGCCTCTCGACGATGATGTTCCTGGAGTTCTTCGTGTGGGGCGCGTGGTTCGTCACGCTGGGCACCTATCTCGCGAACGACCTCCAGGCCAGCGGCAGCCAGATCTCCCTCGCCTTCCTCACCCAGTCCCTCGGCGCGATCCTCGCCCCCTTCATCGTGGGGCTGATCGCGGATCGCTTCTTCGCCGCCCAGCGCATCCTCGGCGTGCTCCACCTGTTCAGCGCCGTGATGCTGTTCCTCGCGGGTCGCCAGGAGGACTTCGGCGCCTTCTTCGTGTTCGCGCTGCTGGCGATGGTCTCCTTCATGCCCACGCTCGCGCTCGCCAACTCGATCTCCTTCCGACGGATGGAGAGCCCGGAGAAGCAGTTCCCGGGCGTGCGCGTGTTCGGCACGATCGGCTGGATCATCGCCGGTCTGCTCATCGGCTGGCTCGGCTGGGAGAGCGGCGACGCGCTCTCGAACACCTTCGTGATGGCCGCGATCGGCTCCGCCCTGCTGGGCGTCTACGCGTTCACCCTCCCGCACACCCCGCCGGAGACGTCCGACGGCCCCGCCACCGTGCGCGACATCCTGGGCCTGGACGCCCTCGCCCTCCTGAAGACCCGCTCCTACCTGGTCTTCTTCGTCGCCTCGATCCTCATCTGCATCCCGCTGGCGTTCTACTACAACTTCACCAACCTCTACCTCAACGAGATCGGGGTGCCGGGCGCGGCAGCGGTGCAGTCCCTCGGCCAGGTCTCCGAGGTGCTGTTCCTGCTGATCATGCCGCTCATGCTGAAGAAGCTCGGCATCAAGCGCACCCTGCTGATCGGCATGCTGGCCTGGGCCGCCCGCTACGCGCTGTTCGCCTTCGGCGACGCCGGCTCGATGATCTGGCTGGTGATCCTGGGCCTGCTGCTGCACGGCGTCTGCTACGACTTCTTCTTCGTGGCCGGGCAGATCTACACCGACCGCTTCGCCCCGAAGAAGGTGCGCTCGGCCGCGCAGGGCCTCATCTCGCTGGCCACCTACGGCGTGGGCCTGCTGATCGGCTCGCTGATCTCCGGCCCCATCGTCGACGCCTTCCTGGCGGCCGACGGCACCCACCGCTGGCTCACCATCTGGCTGATCCCCGCCGCGCTCGCGGTGCTGGTCACGGTCTTCTTCGCGAGCCTGTTCCGGGAGCAGGAGACTGCCGACGCCGTGCGGTGA
- a CDS encoding aminotransferase class I/II-fold pyridoxal phosphate-dependent enzyme: protein MEPGDEQAISGGTAAEIAESVRTLVDRGALAPGDPLPPVRALAAQLGVHRNTAVAAYRALARSGVVIAQGRAGTRVASRAALPQEGFAEAPAHPEQGALRDLGSGNPDPALIPDLAPALAAAVGRPVLYGEPVIDPDFELWVRDWTAPDVPTGQDVRLTLTSGAVDAIERLLAQALVRGDAVALEDPCFLASIQTVRHGGYRALPVPVDSEGMTADGLRAALEEGARAVVITPRAQNPTGASLSAERAAELRDVLAEHPYVLVIEDDYYSFLSRSPFRSVVGPEHRRWALVRSVSKFLGPDLCLAVTATDPTTADRLALRLSSGTTWVSHLLQRLAHGVLREQSARELIDQAGSRYAERNAEAARLLTAQGLPLTAGDGMSLWVPLPRPAQEVTAELARRGWRVRTGDEFRLAPGAEPSNHLRLTVHDLEGAELERLAADLAAAARV, encoded by the coding sequence GTGGAACCCGGCGACGAACAGGCGATCAGCGGCGGCACCGCGGCGGAGATCGCCGAGAGCGTGCGCACCCTCGTGGACCGCGGCGCCCTCGCCCCGGGCGACCCGCTGCCGCCGGTGCGCGCCCTCGCCGCCCAGCTCGGCGTGCACCGGAACACCGCCGTGGCCGCCTACCGCGCCCTCGCCCGCTCCGGTGTGGTGATCGCCCAGGGCCGCGCCGGCACCCGCGTCGCCTCCCGCGCCGCCCTTCCCCAGGAGGGCTTCGCCGAGGCTCCCGCCCATCCGGAGCAGGGCGCGCTGCGAGACCTCGGCTCCGGCAACCCGGACCCCGCCCTCATCCCCGACCTCGCGCCCGCGCTCGCCGCCGCCGTCGGCCGCCCGGTGCTCTATGGCGAGCCGGTCATCGATCCCGACTTCGAGCTGTGGGTCCGGGACTGGACCGCACCGGACGTCCCCACCGGGCAGGACGTGCGCCTCACCCTCACCAGCGGTGCGGTCGACGCGATCGAGCGCCTGCTCGCCCAGGCCCTCGTGCGCGGCGACGCCGTGGCGCTCGAGGACCCGTGCTTCCTGGCCAGCATCCAGACCGTCCGCCACGGCGGCTACCGGGCGCTGCCCGTGCCGGTGGATTCCGAGGGCATGACGGCCGACGGGCTGCGCGCCGCGCTCGAGGAGGGCGCCCGCGCCGTGGTGATCACCCCGCGCGCCCAGAACCCCACCGGCGCGTCCCTGAGCGCCGAGCGCGCCGCCGAGCTGCGCGACGTCCTCGCCGAGCACCCGTACGTGCTGGTCATCGAGGACGACTACTACTCCTTCCTCTCCCGCTCCCCGTTCCGCTCCGTCGTGGGCCCGGAGCATCGGCGCTGGGCGCTGGTGCGCTCGGTCTCGAAGTTCCTCGGCCCCGACCTGTGCCTCGCCGTCACCGCGACCGATCCGACCACGGCCGACCGGCTCGCGCTGCGCCTCAGCTCCGGCACCACCTGGGTGAGCCATCTGCTGCAGCGCCTCGCCCACGGCGTGCTGCGGGAGCAGTCGGCCCGGGAGCTCATCGACCAGGCGGGCAGTCGGTACGCCGAGCGCAACGCCGAGGCCGCGCGGCTGCTCACCGCCCAGGGCCTGCCCCTGACCGCCGGTGACGGGATGAGCCTGTGGGTGCCGCTGCCCCGGCCGGCGCAGGAGGTCACCGCCGAGCTCGCCCGCCGCGGCTGGCGGGTGCGCACCGGGGACGAGTTCCGCCTCGCGCCGGGCGCCGAACCGTCCAACCACCTGCGCCTCACCGTGCACGACCTGGAGGGCGCGGAGCTCGAACGGCTCGCCGCGGACCTCGCCGCGGCCGCACGGGTCTGA
- the pdxS gene encoding pyridoxal 5'-phosphate synthase lyase subunit PdxS has product MNATPTSTNAPTTGTGTVKRGLAEMLRGGVIMDVVTAEQAKIAEDAGAVAVMALERVPADIRAQGGVSRMSDPDMIDGIISSVSIPVMAKARIGHFVEAQVLQELGVDYIDESEVLSPADYVHHIDKHRFTVPFVCGATNLGEALRRITEGAAMIRSKGEAGTGDVSEATRHIRTITAEIRALAAKGEDELYLAAKELQAPYALVKEIAETGELPVVLFTAGGVATPADAAMMMQLGADGVFVGSGIFKSGDPAKRAAAIVRATAFHDDPAVIAEASRGLGEAMVGINVADLPAPHRLAERGW; this is encoded by the coding sequence ATGAACGCGACCCCCACCAGCACGAACGCCCCCACGACCGGCACCGGCACCGTGAAGCGCGGCCTCGCCGAGATGCTCAGGGGCGGCGTCATCATGGACGTGGTCACCGCCGAGCAGGCGAAGATCGCCGAGGACGCCGGCGCCGTCGCCGTCATGGCGCTCGAGCGCGTCCCCGCGGACATCCGCGCCCAGGGCGGGGTGTCCCGCATGAGCGACCCGGACATGATCGACGGCATCATCAGCAGCGTCTCGATCCCGGTCATGGCCAAGGCCCGCATCGGCCACTTCGTCGAGGCGCAGGTGCTCCAGGAGCTCGGCGTGGACTACATCGACGAGTCCGAGGTGCTCTCCCCCGCGGACTACGTCCACCACATCGACAAGCACCGCTTCACCGTCCCCTTCGTGTGCGGGGCGACGAACCTCGGCGAGGCGCTGCGCCGCATCACCGAGGGCGCCGCGATGATCCGCTCCAAGGGCGAGGCCGGCACCGGCGACGTCTCCGAGGCGACCAGGCACATCCGCACCATCACCGCCGAGATCCGTGCGCTCGCGGCCAAGGGCGAGGACGAGCTCTACCTCGCTGCGAAGGAGCTCCAGGCCCCGTACGCGCTGGTCAAGGAGATCGCCGAGACCGGTGAGCTGCCGGTGGTGCTGTTCACCGCGGGCGGCGTGGCCACCCCGGCGGATGCCGCGATGATGATGCAGCTCGGGGCCGACGGGGTGTTCGTCGGCTCCGGGATCTTCAAGTCCGGCGACCCCGCGAAGCGCGCCGCGGCGATCGTGCGCGCGACCGCCTTCCACGACGATCCCGCCGTGATCGCGGAGGCCTCCCGCGGCCTCGGCGAGGCGATGGTGGGCATCAACGTGGCGGACCTCCCGGCCCCGCACCGCCTGGCCGAGCGCGGCTGGTGA